Proteins from a single region of Sandaracinaceae bacterium:
- a CDS encoding MoxR family ATPase, producing the protein MRHAAQRARTVIAAVQSVYVGPDAVPELLLVALLARGHVLLEGVPGVAKTTLVKAFASTLGCGFRRIQFTPDLLPADITGTYVLDPRNGSFDLRTGPIFANVVLGDEINRAPAKTQSALLEAMQESQVTVEGETRALPAPFLVLATQNPVEQGGTYPLPEAQIDRFLVRIMLGYPSEEAELGVLRRFAAAPDMPAPVLTPAAILELQGLVERVHVEDEVLSYVVRLARATRSHGRLLLGVSPRAALALVNAARARALLDARDYVLPDDIKHLVTPVLAHRLVLTPEAEMDGASADDILSQTLSRVTLRRG; encoded by the coding sequence CTGCGACACGCCGCGCAGCGCGCGCGCACCGTCATCGCCGCGGTTCAATCCGTGTACGTCGGCCCAGACGCCGTGCCCGAGCTCCTGCTCGTCGCGCTCCTGGCACGTGGCCACGTGCTCCTCGAGGGCGTCCCTGGAGTGGCCAAGACGACCCTCGTCAAGGCCTTCGCGTCGACGCTCGGCTGCGGCTTCCGCCGTATCCAGTTCACGCCGGACCTCCTGCCGGCGGACATCACAGGCACCTACGTGCTCGACCCCCGCAACGGCTCGTTCGACCTGCGCACCGGCCCCATCTTCGCGAACGTCGTGCTGGGAGACGAGATCAACCGGGCGCCCGCGAAGACGCAGAGCGCACTCCTCGAGGCGATGCAGGAGAGCCAGGTCACTGTGGAGGGCGAGACTCGGGCCCTGCCGGCGCCCTTTCTCGTGCTGGCCACGCAGAACCCCGTGGAGCAAGGCGGCACGTACCCGCTGCCCGAGGCTCAGATCGACCGCTTCCTGGTACGCATCATGCTGGGCTATCCGAGCGAAGAGGCAGAGCTCGGGGTGCTGCGACGCTTCGCGGCCGCGCCCGACATGCCCGCCCCAGTCCTTACGCCCGCGGCCATTCTCGAGCTCCAGGGCCTCGTCGAGCGCGTCCACGTGGAAGACGAGGTGCTGTCCTACGTGGTGCGTCTGGCACGCGCGACCCGCTCGCATGGCCGGCTGCTGCTCGGTGTCAGCCCGCGCGCAGCGCTCGCGCTCGTGAACGCTGCACGCGCTCGCGCCCTCCTCGACGCCCGCGACTACGTCCTACCGGACGACATCAAGCACCTGGTCACACCGGTGCTGGCACACCGTCTCGTGCTGACGCCCGAGGCCGAGATGGACGGCGCGAGCGCCGACGACATCCTCTCGCAGACCCTGTCCCGCGTGACCTTGCGGCGAGGCTGA
- a CDS encoding DUF58 domain-containing protein, which translates to MLPVPSREARLLFFTAVGLLALGFLGSSALVVTLASATLLALATLAAFTVPLGRRVRRQRLEFAWWLDRAGGSGTIVPGIPFQVRCYVRHRGHDAIALTDVRPLAPGSVELLPNPASDLLVSPSSRSEFTCRLSARAVGRVVLHGLAVSLRGPLGLFSMPLYFPNPLVVRVLPRAAALARRSHPRTGYAASRAGRTALRRRGGGTDFHELRQLQPGDSFKSIAWKASARSGRLLIKEVEQEVQEAHVVVLDVTGSMRGGELGTRKLDHAIDACAALAQRALRDGDRVGLVLADERPIAQVPVGEGTTHLPKLYDALLAATEVVDADLTALDDGQVGALVARYIRHQDGLDFSPGKSGRYRSLVRHVHAALDREAFEQTVHADTQEARTLRAFCRSRGLPIPHRPDASHGRKGPALAEALQVAAARERSPRSITLVTDYHGVLHTDALRRTIQLLHAHGHALTVLLLTTPTRGPLEAAVYGRTEARHVREAKVFFGRLGVRVRVAEGADAAGALALPTPSARLAS; encoded by the coding sequence ATGCTCCCGGTCCCATCCCGCGAGGCGCGCCTGCTCTTCTTCACCGCGGTGGGCCTCCTCGCACTGGGCTTCCTCGGCTCCTCCGCCCTGGTCGTGACGCTGGCGTCCGCGACGCTGCTCGCCCTGGCCACGCTGGCCGCATTCACGGTGCCGCTCGGGCGTCGCGTCCGCCGGCAGCGCCTGGAATTCGCCTGGTGGCTGGACCGCGCCGGCGGCAGCGGCACCATCGTGCCAGGCATCCCGTTCCAGGTGCGCTGCTACGTGCGTCACCGCGGACACGACGCCATCGCGCTGACCGACGTGCGGCCGCTGGCGCCCGGGAGCGTCGAGCTGCTGCCCAACCCGGCGAGCGATCTGCTCGTGTCCCCCAGCTCGCGCTCGGAGTTCACGTGCCGCCTGAGCGCTCGCGCGGTGGGCCGCGTCGTGTTGCACGGGCTCGCCGTCTCCCTCCGTGGCCCACTCGGTCTGTTCAGCATGCCGCTGTACTTCCCGAACCCACTCGTCGTGCGGGTGCTGCCGCGCGCTGCTGCGCTCGCCCGCCGCAGCCACCCACGCACCGGATACGCGGCAAGCCGTGCGGGGCGAACGGCGCTGCGCAGGCGTGGGGGAGGAACCGACTTCCATGAGCTGCGTCAGCTCCAGCCGGGCGACTCGTTCAAGTCCATCGCCTGGAAGGCGAGCGCGCGCAGCGGGCGTCTGCTCATCAAAGAGGTCGAGCAGGAGGTGCAGGAGGCGCACGTCGTCGTGCTGGACGTGACCGGCAGCATGCGGGGCGGTGAGCTCGGGACCCGGAAGCTCGACCACGCCATCGACGCTTGCGCCGCGCTGGCCCAACGTGCGCTCCGAGACGGTGACCGCGTCGGCCTGGTGCTCGCGGACGAGCGCCCCATCGCCCAGGTGCCCGTGGGAGAAGGTACGACGCACCTGCCCAAGCTGTACGACGCTCTGCTCGCGGCGACCGAGGTGGTCGACGCGGACCTGACGGCGCTCGACGACGGCCAGGTCGGCGCCTTGGTCGCGCGGTACATCCGGCACCAAGACGGGCTCGACTTCTCGCCCGGAAAGTCGGGTCGGTACCGGTCGCTCGTGCGACACGTCCACGCGGCCCTGGACCGTGAGGCGTTCGAGCAGACGGTCCACGCGGACACGCAGGAGGCGCGCACGCTGCGGGCGTTCTGCCGCAGTCGCGGACTGCCCATCCCGCACCGCCCCGACGCCAGCCACGGTCGCAAGGGGCCGGCGCTGGCAGAGGCCCTCCAGGTCGCCGCGGCGCGGGAGCGCTCTCCCCGCTCCATCACGCTCGTCACGGACTACCACGGGGTCCTGCACACCGACGCCCTGCGCCGCACCATCCAGCTGCTCCACGCGCACGGTCACGCCCTGACCGTCCTGCTGCTGACGACGCCCACTCGCGGCCCGCTCGAGGCCGCCGTCTACGGACGCACCGAGGCGCGACACGTCCGAGAGGCGAAGGTCTTCTTCGGGCGGCTTGGCGTGCGCGTGCGCGTCGCGGAGGGCGCCGATGCCGCGGGAGCGCTGGCGTTGCCGACGCCGTCTGCCAGGCTGGCCTCGTGA
- the rsmA gene encoding ribosomal RNA small subunit methyltransferase A, producing MTDYSFEDPRDVLARHRLGAKRRFSQNFLISEPTVRAIARAVDLKPGERCVELGPGLGTLTRALVASGVPVTGIERDPDMLHVLHKELTDHPNFHVVDGDAAQLDVQGLLGPGGPVVVVGNLPYAITGMIARRLVDQCANVARVVVMVQREVAERWLAHPGERAYGAPTVFLSAVYAIDHVLDVPRGAFHPAPKVESAVVQLTPRAEPRAEETPTLQAVVKAAFHQRRKTLRNALRPLFTDTDTLDRALDMAEVDGRRRGETLSVEEFARIAAHL from the coding sequence GTGACCGACTACTCGTTCGAGGACCCACGCGACGTCCTGGCGCGTCACCGGTTGGGCGCCAAGCGGCGCTTCTCGCAGAACTTCCTGATCTCGGAGCCCACCGTCCGCGCGATCGCGCGCGCCGTGGACCTGAAGCCTGGGGAACGCTGCGTCGAGCTGGGCCCTGGGCTCGGGACCCTCACGCGCGCGCTCGTGGCGTCGGGGGTGCCCGTGACAGGCATCGAGCGTGATCCCGACATGCTGCACGTGTTGCACAAGGAGCTCACGGATCACCCGAACTTCCACGTGGTCGACGGAGACGCGGCGCAACTCGACGTGCAAGGCCTCTTGGGTCCCGGGGGTCCCGTGGTCGTGGTGGGCAACCTGCCGTACGCGATCACGGGGATGATCGCGCGCCGTCTGGTCGACCAGTGTGCGAACGTCGCGCGCGTGGTGGTGATGGTGCAGCGAGAGGTCGCCGAGCGCTGGCTCGCCCACCCGGGCGAGCGGGCGTACGGTGCGCCGACCGTGTTCTTGTCCGCGGTCTACGCGATCGACCACGTCCTCGATGTCCCCCGCGGCGCGTTTCATCCAGCCCCGAAGGTGGAGAGCGCCGTGGTGCAGCTGACACCGCGGGCCGAGCCACGCGCGGAGGAGACCCCCACCTTGCAGGCGGTGGTGAAGGCGGCCTTCCATCAGCGTCGCAAGACGCTTCGGAACGCCCTGCGGCCACTGTTCACCGACACGGACACGCTCGACCGGGCGCTCGACATGGCCGAGGTGGATGGCCGCCGCCGAGGGGAGACGTTGTCGGTCGAAGAGTTCGCGCGCATCGCCGCGCACCTCTGA
- a CDS encoding DUF2062 domain-containing protein, giving the protein MRIWQRLRDVVVNRILGLDDSPQRIARGVFLGFVVAMTPTLGLQIVIYVTLATALRVNKVAGVPILFITNPVTAVPLYGFCWWLGNLVLHAGAGDSSWAEVQERLMAGESTSAGMFEQLLSAAFWSRVGDAMAQLGGELWLGSLISGVALGVPAYALSLWGVRAYRRHALHANPDRDDALGGNERVTTSLGPRGGDERAPTPPDLT; this is encoded by the coding sequence GTGAGGATCTGGCAGCGTCTGCGGGACGTGGTCGTCAACCGCATCCTCGGCCTCGACGATTCACCTCAACGCATCGCTCGCGGGGTGTTCCTCGGGTTCGTGGTGGCCATGACCCCCACGCTGGGTCTGCAGATCGTCATCTACGTCACGCTCGCCACGGCGCTGCGCGTGAACAAGGTGGCGGGGGTTCCCATCCTGTTCATCACCAACCCGGTCACGGCGGTGCCGCTGTACGGCTTCTGTTGGTGGCTCGGCAACCTCGTGCTCCACGCAGGGGCGGGGGACTCGAGCTGGGCCGAGGTGCAGGAGCGTCTCATGGCGGGCGAGTCCACCTCGGCCGGGATGTTCGAACAGCTGCTCTCGGCGGCGTTCTGGAGCCGTGTCGGCGACGCCATGGCTCAGCTGGGCGGTGAGCTGTGGCTGGGCTCACTGATCAGCGGGGTGGCGTTGGGCGTACCGGCCTACGCTCTCTCGTTGTGGGGCGTGCGTGCCTATCGCCGGCACGCGCTGCACGCGAACCCAGACCGCGATGACGCCCTCGGTGGCAACGAGCGCGTCACGACGTCCCTCGGGCCTCGCGGTGGCGACGAGCGCGCGCCGACCCCTCCCGACCTCACCTGA
- a CDS encoding hydantoinase B/oxoprolinase family protein: protein MTPPLHPIYLDRGGTFCDGVTPLASGGFRTAKQLATDEPPLDVIRQLLALADGARIPPCDIRLGTTLATNALLERRGARTALLVTEGFRDLLVVGDQARPELFALEIQRPEPLYEVVREVGARSAADGSRLRDLDRGAVSEVLRELREMGITSLAVALMHSPIAPEDERAIGALADAAGFSWVTLSHEVAHVRGYLARTETCLVDAYLTPVIRSFVTSLEAALPGSRIRLMQSSGDLMEAAHFRGRDAVLSGPAGGAVAVGKVAALTGASQVVGFDMGGTSTDVCRYGGALEHVYDARVAGTRLRVPMLDIHTVAAGGGSICRLLGRRMVVGPESAGARPGPLCYGHPDAVDLTLTDVAHFLGRVPAERFPFPLHAERVAARLGELAHELGYGDTDASRARVAEGFLDVATATMGDAIRKVSVARGHDVREHALVVFGGAGGQYACRVARDLGIRTLLVHPLAGVLSAYGIGVAATAWHGTRDAGGVGLEDAALPALRLLAEALVAEGEALIAKDASGLAGVDAPVALSIELSVDLRSEGTETSLSVRFGDVACMSSAFEREHRRLFGYVRDRPLRVAAVRARVSVESRERATAAHDDAITNEPSRDASQAMRTPVFLDGVRQLVPVHAQEELPAELHGPAMILAATGTLVLEPGFVLRRGPEGILVLTDERPVARAAPRGDTSVDPVRLQVFHHRFMAIAEQMGSVLERTAMSTNIRDRLDFSCAIFDARGALIANAPHIPVHLGAMSESVAAVCAAHPAMAPGDVFATNDPAGGGSHLPDITVVTPVHVGEDPAPAYFVACRGHHADVGGITPGSMPPFSTSLVEEGVVLRALRIVAQGELHVEALRAALAGGPYPARRPDENIADLRAQVAANRLGERLLRELVEQEGRAVVDAYMAHVQDDAEASVAEAIARIPDGEHHFEDALDDGTPVRVCARVSGQRLSLDFAGTGPARANNLNAPRAVTRAAVMYVLRALVSREVPLNAGCVRAVELSLPPGCLLDPPAESAVAGGNVETSQRVVDVLLGALGRVAASQGTMNNLTLGDEHFGYYETIGGGAGASALHPGAPGVHTHMTNSRITDAELLEARYPVRVRTFGLRAGSGGAGRQRGGDGLVREFEFLAPLHVSLLSERRTRAPFGLAGGHPGARGANWLNARPMDGKFAVRVGPGDVLRIETPGGGGYGALDCADVDVNDGAASTAPRGAGEGP, encoded by the coding sequence GTGACCCCGCCCCTCCACCCCATCTACCTCGACCGCGGCGGCACGTTCTGCGACGGAGTCACACCGCTCGCGAGCGGGGGCTTTCGCACGGCCAAGCAACTCGCAACGGACGAGCCACCCCTGGACGTCATCCGGCAGCTCTTGGCGTTGGCGGACGGCGCGCGGATTCCACCTTGCGACATACGGCTCGGGACGACGCTCGCCACCAACGCCTTGCTCGAGCGCCGAGGCGCACGCACCGCCTTGCTCGTGACAGAAGGCTTCCGTGATCTGCTGGTGGTCGGGGACCAGGCGCGACCCGAGCTCTTCGCGCTCGAGATCCAGCGACCGGAGCCGTTGTACGAGGTCGTGCGCGAAGTGGGGGCACGCAGCGCCGCCGATGGTTCGCGGCTCCGCGATCTGGATCGGGGTGCGGTCAGCGAGGTCTTGCGCGAGCTCCGCGAGATGGGGATCACCTCCTTGGCGGTGGCCCTCATGCATTCCCCGATCGCGCCCGAGGACGAGCGCGCGATCGGCGCGCTGGCAGACGCGGCGGGCTTCTCCTGGGTGACGCTGTCGCACGAGGTGGCGCACGTCCGGGGCTATCTGGCGCGCACCGAGACGTGCTTGGTCGACGCCTACTTGACGCCCGTCATCCGCAGCTTCGTCACGTCGCTCGAGGCCGCGCTCCCCGGCAGCCGCATCCGACTGATGCAGAGCAGTGGCGACTTGATGGAGGCGGCGCACTTCCGCGGACGTGACGCCGTGTTGTCGGGTCCCGCCGGAGGTGCGGTTGCCGTCGGCAAGGTGGCCGCGCTCACAGGGGCGAGCCAGGTCGTCGGCTTCGACATGGGTGGCACGAGCACGGACGTGTGCCGCTACGGCGGTGCGCTCGAGCACGTGTACGACGCGCGTGTCGCGGGGACTCGGCTGCGGGTGCCCATGCTCGACATCCACACCGTGGCGGCCGGAGGTGGGTCCATCTGTCGCCTGCTGGGACGTCGCATGGTGGTCGGTCCAGAGAGCGCTGGCGCCCGCCCAGGACCCCTCTGCTACGGCCACCCGGATGCGGTCGATCTCACGTTGACGGACGTGGCGCACTTCCTCGGCCGCGTGCCCGCCGAGCGCTTCCCGTTTCCGCTGCATGCGGAGCGCGTCGCGGCGCGCTTGGGCGAGCTCGCTCACGAGCTCGGCTACGGTGACACCGACGCGTCTCGCGCGCGGGTCGCCGAGGGCTTCCTCGACGTTGCCACGGCCACGATGGGCGACGCCATCCGCAAGGTATCGGTCGCCCGTGGTCACGACGTCCGCGAGCACGCCCTCGTCGTGTTCGGAGGTGCCGGTGGACAGTACGCGTGCCGCGTCGCGCGTGACCTCGGCATCCGCACCCTGCTGGTGCATCCGCTGGCCGGCGTGCTCTCGGCGTACGGCATAGGGGTCGCAGCGACGGCATGGCACGGGACGCGCGACGCGGGCGGTGTGGGCCTCGAAGACGCCGCCCTCCCGGCGCTCCGCCTTTTGGCAGAGGCGCTCGTGGCCGAGGGGGAAGCGCTCATCGCCAAAGACGCGAGCGGCCTCGCCGGTGTGGACGCCCCTGTGGCGTTGAGCATCGAGCTGAGCGTGGACCTACGGTCCGAGGGCACCGAGACGTCGCTGTCCGTGCGGTTCGGCGACGTCGCGTGCATGTCGTCGGCGTTCGAGCGCGAGCACCGACGGCTCTTCGGCTACGTGCGTGACAGGCCGCTGCGCGTCGCCGCCGTGCGGGCGCGCGTGTCGGTCGAATCACGCGAGCGCGCGACCGCTGCGCACGACGACGCGATCACGAATGAGCCTTCGAGGGACGCGTCGCAGGCGATGCGGACACCCGTCTTCCTCGACGGCGTCCGCCAGCTCGTGCCTGTGCACGCTCAGGAGGAGCTCCCAGCCGAGCTGCACGGACCCGCGATGATCCTCGCGGCCACGGGGACACTGGTGCTGGAGCCGGGCTTCGTCCTCCGACGAGGGCCAGAGGGCATCCTCGTGCTCACCGACGAGCGACCAGTGGCCCGCGCTGCGCCTCGCGGGGACACCTCGGTCGATCCGGTGCGTCTGCAGGTGTTCCATCACCGCTTCATGGCGATCGCCGAGCAGATGGGGAGCGTGCTCGAGCGCACCGCCATGAGCACCAACATCCGTGACCGCCTCGACTTCTCGTGTGCCATCTTCGACGCACGGGGCGCGCTCATCGCGAACGCGCCGCACATCCCCGTTCACCTGGGCGCCATGAGCGAGTCGGTCGCCGCCGTGTGCGCCGCGCACCCCGCGATGGCGCCGGGGGACGTGTTCGCAACCAACGACCCGGCGGGGGGAGGGTCACACCTACCGGACATCACGGTGGTCACACCCGTGCACGTGGGGGAGGACCCGGCGCCCGCGTACTTCGTGGCGTGTCGAGGCCACCATGCCGACGTCGGAGGCATCACGCCTGGTTCCATGCCGCCGTTCTCGACCTCGCTCGTCGAGGAGGGGGTCGTGCTACGCGCGCTGCGCATCGTCGCCCAAGGGGAGCTGCACGTGGAAGCGCTGCGAGCGGCGCTCGCGGGCGGCCCGTATCCCGCCCGGCGGCCAGACGAGAACATCGCCGATCTTCGGGCCCAGGTCGCTGCGAACCGCCTGGGGGAGCGTTTGCTGCGCGAGCTTGTCGAACAAGAGGGCAGGGCGGTGGTGGACGCCTACATGGCTCACGTCCAGGACGACGCCGAAGCCTCGGTGGCCGAGGCCATCGCCCGCATTCCGGACGGGGAGCACCACTTCGAGGATGCCCTCGACGACGGTACGCCCGTGCGGGTGTGTGCGCGCGTCTCGGGGCAGCGGCTGTCCCTCGACTTCGCGGGGACGGGACCCGCCCGCGCCAACAACCTCAACGCGCCCCGCGCCGTGACGCGTGCCGCCGTCATGTACGTGCTGCGCGCACTGGTGTCCCGGGAGGTTCCTCTCAACGCAGGATGCGTGCGGGCGGTCGAGCTCTCGCTGCCGCCCGGTTGCTTGCTCGACCCTCCGGCCGAGAGCGCCGTGGCGGGTGGAAATGTGGAGACGTCGCAGCGCGTGGTGGACGTGCTGCTCGGGGCGCTCGGCCGGGTTGCCGCGAGCCAGGGAACCATGAACAACCTGACGCTCGGTGACGAACACTTTGGATACTACGAGACCATCGGAGGCGGCGCCGGCGCCAGCGCGCTACACCCGGGAGCGCCCGGAGTGCATACGCACATGACCAATTCGCGCATCACCGACGCCGAGCTGCTCGAGGCCCGCTACCCCGTGCGGGTCCGGACCTTCGGGCTGCGCGCCGGGTCTGGCGGGGCGGGCCGCCAGCGAGGTGGCGACGGACTCGTCCGCGAGTTCGAGTTCCTCGCGCCGCTCCATGTGAGCCTGCTCAGCGAGAGGCGCACCCGCGCGCCGTTCGGTCTGGCCGGAGGACACCCAGGCGCACGCGGCGCCAACTGGCTCAACGCACGGCCCATGGATGGAAAATTCGCCGTGCGCGTCGGGCCGGGCGACGTGCTCCGCATCGAGACACCGGGAGGCGGTGGGTACGGAGCCCTGGACTGCGCCGACGTCGATGTGAACGACGGCGCAGCGTCGACCGCGCCACGCGGCGCCGGGGAGGGTCCGTGA
- a CDS encoding SRPBCC domain-containing protein yields MSLEEVQVSSLIPASPNAIYAAWMDSRRHSAITGSVAVINPWVGGRVSARARFVEATHVKLDTGKQILLAWRTQDFPPEAADSHVEILLQPAAGGTKVSIHHTQIPAGHSAAAREIWRAAYLDPMKRYFGKSGAMEAAHRAATRAGQMPTADMVGMRRARTPITSAGNVHAPMMTDDPPPKARRVILRKKKGSTQSDPPVTAAPPASKKATERASHDTRGSQPGTKTTASSRSTQTVSPASTSSTKRVKAAPKKAAPKKAAPKKAAPRKAAPKKAAPKKAAPKKAAPKKAAPKKAAPKQAAPKKAAPKKTAPKKRR; encoded by the coding sequence ATGTCCCTCGAAGAGGTTCAAGTCTCATCACTGATACCGGCCAGCCCCAACGCCATCTACGCCGCGTGGATGGACTCGAGGCGGCACAGCGCCATTACGGGCTCGGTCGCGGTGATCAACCCTTGGGTCGGAGGTCGCGTCAGCGCGCGGGCTCGCTTCGTCGAAGCGACGCACGTGAAGCTGGACACCGGCAAGCAGATCCTCCTGGCATGGCGCACCCAGGACTTTCCGCCAGAGGCCGCTGACTCGCACGTGGAGATCCTCTTGCAGCCCGCCGCGGGTGGCACGAAGGTGAGCATTCATCACACGCAGATCCCGGCGGGACACTCCGCGGCCGCTCGGGAGATCTGGCGCGCCGCCTACCTGGATCCGATGAAGCGCTACTTCGGAAAGTCGGGTGCCATGGAAGCGGCTCACCGCGCGGCCACCCGAGCAGGGCAGATGCCCACGGCGGACATGGTGGGCATGCGACGCGCCCGGACCCCGATCACCTCGGCCGGCAACGTGCATGCGCCGATGATGACAGACGACCCCCCGCCCAAAGCGCGCCGCGTCATCCTGCGCAAGAAGAAGGGTTCCACGCAGTCCGATCCTCCCGTGACGGCTGCGCCGCCCGCCTCGAAGAAGGCCACCGAGCGCGCGAGCCACGATACACGGGGCTCGCAGCCGGGGACGAAGACGACCGCATCCAGCAGGTCGACACAGACGGTGTCGCCCGCCAGCACATCCAGTACCAAGCGCGTCAAGGCCGCTCCCAAGAAGGCCGCGCCCAAGAAGGCCGCTCCCAAGAAGGCCGCGCCCAGGAAGGCCGCTCCCAAGAAGGCCGCGCCCAAGAAGGCCGCTCCCAAGAAGGCCGCTCCCAAGAAGGCCGCTCCCAAGAAGGCCGCTCCCAAGCAGGCCGCGCCCAAGAAGGCCGCGCCCAAGAAGACTGCTCCCAAGAAGCGTCGTTGA
- a CDS encoding J domain-containing protein codes for MDRLPAATALSRALLTLTRSAATGVLEVVASGVERGPSDARVSIVAGTPRAIALSEPDENALGDLLVASGALGSEAALVVDDAPAGPVGEWLVQSGRVTREELTRALRLQLQRRLLRLFSFRDADFRFRAGTPEIGVPLLDEPVNVAELVLGAMREALMGEDPALLRRKFGDEVLELTPLGEQLLADVSLDPSELAMMSMLRAGACQVDAVLAASAGSLRALRTLTALKLVRAIAPRGPDSYGLLLRKHREVQRHATPWALLDLPSTARPEQARVALRRLARSLHPDRFQGSGSSSARRISHEVLTALVSAEADLRTPR; via the coding sequence GTGGACCGACTCCCAGCAGCCACCGCTCTCTCGCGTGCCCTCCTGACGCTCACCCGGTCGGCCGCCACCGGGGTCCTCGAGGTCGTCGCGAGCGGCGTCGAGCGGGGACCCTCCGACGCACGTGTCAGCATCGTCGCTGGCACGCCGCGCGCGATCGCGCTCTCGGAACCCGACGAGAATGCCCTCGGGGACTTGCTCGTGGCGTCCGGCGCGTTGGGCTCGGAAGCGGCGCTCGTCGTGGACGACGCACCAGCCGGGCCGGTGGGGGAGTGGCTGGTGCAGAGCGGGCGCGTGACCCGGGAGGAGCTCACGAGGGCGCTCCGGTTGCAGCTTCAACGCAGGCTGCTGAGGCTGTTCTCCTTCCGCGATGCCGACTTCCGCTTCCGCGCGGGCACGCCCGAGATTGGGGTGCCTCTCCTCGACGAGCCCGTGAACGTCGCCGAGCTCGTCTTGGGGGCGATGCGCGAGGCGCTCATGGGGGAAGACCCGGCGCTGCTACGACGCAAGTTCGGCGACGAAGTGTTGGAGCTGACGCCACTCGGGGAGCAGCTCTTGGCGGACGTGTCTCTCGACCCGAGTGAGCTGGCCATGATGTCGATGCTGCGCGCAGGGGCGTGTCAGGTGGACGCGGTGCTCGCGGCATCTGCCGGGAGTCTGCGCGCGCTGCGCACGCTCACGGCGTTGAAGCTGGTGCGCGCCATCGCGCCACGCGGCCCCGACTCCTATGGCCTGCTGCTGCGCAAGCATCGTGAAGTGCAGCGTCACGCCACGCCGTGGGCCCTCCTCGACCTCCCTTCCACGGCGCGGCCCGAGCAGGCGCGGGTCGCGCTGCGGAGGCTCGCGCGCAGCCTCCATCCCGATCGGTTTCAGGGATCCGGCTCTTCGTCTGCGCGGCGCATCTCGCACGAAGTCTTGACGGCGCTCGTGTCGGCCGAGGCGGACCTGCGGACACCACGCTGA
- a CDS encoding tetratricopeptide repeat protein: MSERGQPTIRELQLRAERALSSGRRADIERALIDLAREAPVGSDSAIFAHRHLAELHLEDNPWRAALHLRRAIDAGHPRHGDVLHALMGLCQALLGNYAYAARCYRRALGFAPGTPWYHHNLGHLLDVGLDDLVGAEQHLRVAYEQEPLHDEVVASLAHCLARRGKLVEALVLAREAVALAPRHKEHRSLQEWIEQGAPAKRPRAVKGVMGRVGSVADGAIDDAVEDMSGCEDEFTESVAALLVDQMIAGGFDPDDINCARDVLDDYIGLRDAVGRPDVLAAAVEYTVSQLRGLGLSQQNIADRYGVTRGAVGHRSRDIRTTLSLSPYTP, translated from the coding sequence GTGAGCGAACGCGGGCAACCGACCATCAGGGAGCTTCAGCTGCGCGCAGAGCGAGCGCTGTCGAGTGGTCGTCGCGCCGACATCGAACGTGCGCTGATCGACCTCGCGCGCGAGGCTCCGGTGGGAAGCGACTCCGCCATCTTCGCGCACCGTCACCTGGCCGAGCTACACCTCGAGGACAACCCGTGGCGCGCTGCGCTGCATCTGCGCCGCGCGATCGACGCGGGGCATCCCCGGCACGGCGACGTACTTCACGCGCTGATGGGCCTCTGTCAGGCGCTGCTCGGCAACTACGCGTACGCGGCCCGGTGCTACCGGCGCGCGCTCGGCTTTGCACCAGGCACGCCTTGGTACCACCACAACCTGGGGCACCTGTTGGACGTCGGGCTGGACGACCTGGTTGGCGCCGAACAGCACCTGCGGGTGGCGTACGAACAAGAGCCTCTCCACGATGAGGTTGTGGCGTCCTTGGCCCACTGCCTGGCGCGCAGGGGCAAGCTGGTGGAGGCCCTCGTGCTCGCGCGGGAGGCGGTCGCCCTCGCTCCTCGCCACAAGGAGCACCGCTCGCTACAGGAGTGGATCGAGCAAGGGGCCCCTGCCAAGCGACCGCGTGCGGTCAAGGGCGTCATGGGTCGTGTTGGGTCCGTCGCCGACGGTGCCATCGACGATGCCGTCGAGGACATGTCGGGCTGCGAGGACGAGTTCACGGAGTCCGTGGCCGCGTTGCTGGTGGACCAGATGATCGCGGGCGGCTTCGATCCGGACGACATCAACTGCGCGCGTGACGTCCTCGACGACTACATCGGCTTGCGCGACGCCGTCGGGCGTCCCGACGTCCTGGCCGCAGCCGTCGAGTACACCGTGTCGCAGCTGCGCGGGTTGGGGCTGAGTCAGCAGAACATCGCAGACCGCTACGGCGTGACGCGCGGGGCCGTAGGTCATCGCTCGCGTGACATCCGCACCACGCTCTCGCTCAGCCCCTACACCCCGTAG